In Halorhabdus rudnickae, the following proteins share a genomic window:
- a CDS encoding electron transfer flavoprotein subunit alpha/FixB family protein, whose product MAAGAQSDNAADIEAHSDVWVFVEQHDSEVAKVAWELLAKGRELADQKDEDLVALVMGEDIHETGIPQEAIARGADRVLIADDPIFEPYRADPYGKQFRHLVEERKPDIALIGGTHTGRDFAGRVAVPTHAGLTADTTELEITDERYEMRRPAFGGDALATIICPSHRPQMSTVRPGVFDTPGPDESREGEIEDVEVVVSEDETMTEVLEREVGDVADITDAEIIVAGGMGLEGDFDPVWELADLLGGEVAATREAVEEGWIEPARQVGQTGKTVRPKLYIAVGISGAIQHVEGMDDSETVVAINTDPNAPIFENADYGIVADYADVLPELIELLREHLEADTQEATA is encoded by the coding sequence ATGGCTGCCGGTGCCCAATCGGACAACGCCGCCGACATCGAGGCCCACAGCGACGTCTGGGTGTTCGTCGAACAGCACGACAGCGAGGTCGCGAAGGTCGCCTGGGAGCTACTCGCCAAGGGTCGCGAACTCGCCGACCAGAAGGATGAGGATCTGGTCGCACTTGTCATGGGCGAGGACATTCACGAGACGGGGATCCCGCAGGAAGCGATCGCCCGCGGCGCAGATCGCGTCTTGATTGCCGACGATCCGATCTTCGAGCCCTACCGAGCCGACCCCTACGGCAAGCAGTTCCGCCACCTCGTCGAGGAGCGCAAGCCGGACATCGCACTGATCGGCGGGACTCACACTGGTCGGGACTTCGCCGGCCGCGTCGCCGTCCCGACTCACGCCGGGCTCACGGCCGACACGACAGAGCTAGAGATCACCGACGAGCGCTACGAGATGCGCCGGCCGGCCTTCGGCGGGGACGCCCTGGCGACGATCATCTGCCCGAGCCACCGCCCGCAAATGTCCACCGTCCGGCCGGGCGTCTTCGACACGCCCGGCCCCGACGAGAGTCGCGAGGGGGAGATCGAGGACGTCGAGGTCGTGGTGAGTGAAGACGAGACGATGACGGAGGTCCTCGAACGCGAGGTCGGTGACGTCGCGGACATCACAGACGCCGAGATCATCGTCGCCGGTGGCATGGGTCTGGAGGGTGACTTCGATCCCGTCTGGGAACTCGCCGACCTGCTCGGCGGCGAAGTCGCGGCGACGCGGGAGGCCGTCGAGGAGGGCTGGATCGAACCCGCTCGCCAGGTCGGACAGACCGGCAAGACTGTCCGACCGAAGCTCTATATCGCCGTCGGCATTTCCGGCGCGATCCAGCACGTCGAGGGGATGGACGACTCCGAGACTGTCGTCGCGATCAACACCGATCCCAACGCGCCGATCTTCGAGAACGCCGACTACGGGATCGTCGCCGATTATGCCGACGTGCTGCCTGAATTGATCGAGTTGCTTCGCGAGCATCTCGAAGCCGACACCCAGGAGGCCACAGCATGA
- a CDS encoding electron transfer flavoprotein subunit beta/FixA family protein, with protein MSDGWNIVVCVKQVPDAAEVSIDPDTGTLNRADADAVMNAPDYNAVEAALEVRDEVGGTVTALTMGPPSAQEVLRAAVGMGADDAVLLTDRAFGGSDTWPTGLALARAVEELDADVVFGGEETTDSSTGQVPPGIAAHNGWAQLTYTEAIEPRPDEDRLIAKRDIEGGYERVAAELPVVVAMEFGENEPRTAGLHRKIYAETDFEPVEWSAADIGVEDEVGLAVSPTQVGGMATAEPVPREQETVDDVEDLADRIVEVL; from the coding sequence ATGAGCGACGGCTGGAACATCGTCGTCTGTGTCAAGCAGGTACCTGATGCCGCAGAGGTGTCGATCGATCCCGACACAGGAACACTCAATCGGGCTGACGCCGACGCGGTGATGAACGCACCGGACTACAACGCCGTCGAGGCGGCCCTGGAAGTCCGGGACGAAGTCGGTGGCACAGTCACGGCACTCACGATGGGGCCACCGAGCGCCCAGGAAGTACTTCGAGCGGCTGTCGGCATGGGTGCCGACGACGCCGTGTTGCTGACCGATCGCGCCTTTGGCGGCAGCGATACCTGGCCGACGGGTCTGGCGCTGGCACGGGCGGTCGAGGAACTCGACGCCGACGTGGTCTTCGGCGGCGAGGAGACGACCGACTCCTCGACCGGCCAGGTCCCGCCGGGCATCGCCGCCCACAACGGCTGGGCGCAACTCACCTACACCGAGGCCATCGAACCCCGGCCCGACGAAGATCGGCTGATCGCGAAACGCGACATCGAGGGGGGCTACGAGCGGGTCGCCGCCGAGTTGCCCGTCGTCGTCGCCATGGAGTTCGGCGAGAACGAGCCTCGGACTGCCGGCCTTCACCGAAAGATCTACGCCGAGACCGACTTCGAGCCGGTCGAGTGGTCGGCGGCCGATATCGGTGTCGAAGACGAAGTCGGCCTCGCAGTCTCGCCGACCCAGGTCGGCGGGATGGCCACTGCCGAACCAGTCCCGCGCGAACAGGAGACCGTCGACGACGTCGAGGACCTGGCTGATCGCATCGTGGAGGTGCTCTGA
- a CDS encoding DUF6360 family protein: MADRILTVNAYTTFDLLSARVEGHGFEAMAPAVLNVTTDRTAPDHVRLELELDNTETDELPAHAETVELSAEQARELATELRKHAAELEQ, encoded by the coding sequence ATGGCCGATCGCATCCTCACAGTCAACGCGTACACGACCTTCGACCTCCTCTCTGCCCGCGTCGAGGGCCACGGCTTCGAGGCGATGGCACCGGCCGTCCTGAACGTCACGACCGACCGGACAGCGCCCGATCACGTCAGGCTCGAACTCGAACTCGACAACACCGAGACCGACGAACTCCCAGCCCACGCCGAGACGGTCGAACTGTCGGCCGAGCAGGCCCGGGAACTCGCGACGGAACTGCGCAAGCACGCGGCGGAACTCGAACAATAG
- a CDS encoding GYD domain-containing protein, translated as MPTYVTLLEYTEQGISTVESSPDRVEAHRDLVADLGGEFKDFYITMGQYDGVAIAEFPDDETAAEYALILGKGGNVRTETLRGFSEEQFRDVVDDIS; from the coding sequence ATGCCAACGTACGTGACCCTGCTTGAGTACACGGAGCAGGGGATTTCGACAGTGGAATCGAGCCCGGACCGCGTCGAGGCCCACAGGGACCTCGTTGCCGATCTCGGTGGAGAGTTCAAGGACTTCTACATTACGATGGGCCAGTACGACGGGGTCGCGATCGCCGAGTTCCCGGATGATGAGACCGCCGCAGAGTATGCGCTGATCCTCGGGAAAGGGGGCAACGTCCGGACAGAGACGCTTCGGGGCTTTAGCGAGGAGCAGTTCAGAGACGTCGTCGACGACATCTCGTAA
- a CDS encoding nitrite/sulfite reductase encodes MPTDVERWKDEVYGEEIREHLMEFAEEGWEAIPEDEHDAWFERFKWWGLYHQRAGQESYFMMRIGTPNGVIEPGQLEVVGEIAKEYATGPAENPEFGGAYCDWTTRQSIQLHWIKLEDVPEIFEKLEDNGLSTQQACGDSWRNIVGCPVAGKDSHELIDAWPIARDLHDTFKGNEDHTNLPRKWKVSVTGCTEGCGQGDINDLALEPARKEIDGETVTGFNVRVGGGLSRKEPRLARDIDVFVRPENADAVAGGLSSLFREHGDRENRYNARIKFLVDEWGTEKIRSVLQEDFVDIDLHSAGEDLREEYTYNTGTQDGHNDHVGVHEQVDGNYYVGLNVLVGRMGAEDVLELADLADEYGSGEVRLTQRQNIILTDVPEDNLDPLLDEPLLEDYSPDPSPFMRGSIACTGTEFCSLSIVETKNRQVRYARWLKENVELPEDHEEFHIHLSGCTASCAQPQIADVSLRGMKTRKDGDPVEAFDVGLGGGLGEDPRFADWIAMRVPADEVPGAIANLIETFADRRADGETFREFVEARDEDELADLLDPEETDYEDPYMHNTKKTWYPYAAEDDMDASPAPTDGAGNSLPADD; translated from the coding sequence ATGCCGACTGACGTGGAACGCTGGAAAGACGAAGTCTACGGCGAGGAGATCCGCGAGCACCTCATGGAGTTCGCGGAGGAGGGCTGGGAGGCTATCCCAGAAGACGAACACGACGCCTGGTTCGAGCGCTTCAAATGGTGGGGGCTGTACCACCAGCGGGCCGGCCAGGAGAGCTACTTCATGATGCGCATCGGGACGCCCAACGGCGTCATCGAGCCGGGACAGCTCGAAGTCGTCGGCGAGATCGCAAAGGAATATGCGACTGGACCCGCCGAGAACCCCGAGTTCGGTGGAGCCTACTGTGACTGGACAACCCGTCAGTCGATTCAACTGCACTGGATCAAACTCGAAGACGTCCCCGAAATCTTCGAGAAACTGGAGGACAACGGTCTCTCGACCCAACAGGCCTGCGGGGACTCCTGGCGGAACATCGTCGGCTGTCCGGTCGCCGGCAAGGACAGCCACGAACTGATCGACGCCTGGCCGATTGCCCGGGATCTCCACGACACGTTCAAAGGGAACGAAGACCACACGAACCTCCCCCGGAAGTGGAAGGTCTCCGTGACCGGCTGTACGGAAGGCTGTGGCCAGGGTGACATCAACGATCTCGCCCTCGAGCCGGCACGAAAGGAGATAGACGGCGAAACAGTCACAGGATTCAACGTCCGGGTCGGCGGCGGCCTCTCACGGAAGGAACCCCGCCTGGCCCGAGACATCGACGTCTTCGTTCGACCGGAGAACGCCGACGCGGTTGCTGGGGGCCTCTCCTCGCTCTTTCGGGAGCACGGCGACCGCGAGAACCGCTACAACGCCCGCATCAAGTTCCTCGTCGACGAGTGGGGAACCGAGAAGATCCGCTCGGTCCTCCAGGAAGATTTCGTGGACATCGACCTCCACAGCGCGGGCGAAGATCTCCGCGAGGAGTACACCTACAACACTGGGACCCAGGACGGTCACAACGATCACGTCGGCGTCCACGAGCAGGTCGACGGGAACTACTACGTCGGGTTGAACGTCCTCGTCGGGCGGATGGGTGCCGAGGATGTCCTCGAACTGGCCGACCTCGCCGACGAATACGGCAGCGGCGAGGTGCGACTGACCCAACGGCAGAATATCATCCTCACCGACGTCCCCGAAGATAACCTCGACCCGCTACTGGACGAACCCCTGCTGGAGGATTATTCGCCGGACCCCTCGCCGTTCATGCGTGGGTCGATCGCCTGTACGGGAACGGAGTTCTGCTCGCTGTCGATCGTCGAGACGAAGAACCGCCAGGTCCGGTACGCCCGCTGGCTGAAAGAAAACGTTGAGCTCCCAGAGGATCACGAGGAGTTCCACATTCACCTCTCTGGATGTACGGCCTCGTGTGCCCAGCCCCAGATCGCGGACGTCTCCTTGCGCGGGATGAAGACCCGCAAAGACGGCGATCCGGTCGAGGCCTTCGACGTCGGCCTGGGCGGCGGCCTTGGCGAGGACCCGCGCTTTGCCGACTGGATCGCGATGCGCGTCCCCGCCGATGAGGTGCCGGGCGCGATCGCCAACCTGATCGAGACCTTCGCGGACCGTCGGGCGGACGGCGAGACGTTCCGGGAGTTCGTCGAGGCCCGCGACGAGGACGAACTCGCCGACCTGCTCGACCCCGAAGAGACTGATTACGAGGACCCCTATATGCATAACACGAAGAAGACCTGGTATCCCTACGCAGCGGAAGACGACATGGACGCTTCGCCCGCGCCGACCGACGGCGCCGGTAACTCCCTGCCGGCCGACGACTGA
- a CDS encoding DUF7119 family protein: MSDEPERAGLPTDRESPVGQPVIRGDPEATGEHADRAVAFDPDDPDSLTEAAETVRSFAEDTAGDEDSVYMLRGAAACAALVRGEGSYKAAAERAGGSATVSFIRKWSRVHDLPRSIRRHVAKGEIAPTAAKHIARVGGTSRFLLAFAALDHGLTVREVRSLASEINDGAEPVSALSSAGYPLGEITVTLPIDAYCELRRRASLEDKSPGVLIAAALSEHYDAVGDPDHRQP, encoded by the coding sequence ATGAGTGACGAGCCGGAGCGGGCCGGGCTTCCGACTGATCGGGAGTCGCCGGTGGGACAGCCGGTGATCCGGGGAGACCCGGAGGCGACCGGCGAACACGCTGATCGTGCAGTAGCCTTCGATCCGGATGATCCCGACAGTCTCACGGAGGCTGCCGAGACCGTCCGTTCGTTCGCCGAGGACACCGCTGGGGACGAGGACAGCGTCTACATGCTGCGTGGCGCGGCGGCGTGTGCGGCACTCGTCCGCGGTGAGGGTTCTTATAAGGCAGCCGCCGAGCGGGCGGGTGGCTCCGCGACGGTGTCGTTCATCCGCAAGTGGTCACGGGTCCACGATCTGCCGCGGTCGATCCGTCGCCACGTTGCCAAGGGTGAGATAGCCCCCACGGCGGCGAAACATATCGCCCGCGTCGGCGGGACGTCTAGGTTCTTGCTGGCGTTTGCGGCTCTGGATCACGGGCTGACTGTCAGAGAAGTGCGGTCGCTCGCCAGTGAGATCAACGACGGAGCCGAGCCCGTCTCGGCGCTTTCCAGTGCCGGCTACCCTCTCGGTGAAATCACTGTCACACTCCCAATTGATGCGTACTGTGAACTCCGTCGGCGCGCTTCTCTGGAGGACAAATCGCCCGGAGTATTGATCGCTGCGGCGCTCTCCGAGCACTACGACGCCGTTGGCGACCCCGACCATCGACAACCGTAA
- a CDS encoding HAD family hydrolase has protein sequence MYDAIVFDLDGVLLTGYHTAPAVYRQATVTALADFDAATNEPPAELVMPDDVATIRRLCERFDVPAASYWGYREHAATELENDWIREGEREPFPDVDVLETLAESGELAIASNNRHGTVRFVRDYFPWGDHFEAAYGRAPTLPGYDRMKPDPHYLQTALDALGVKPGNALFVGDRLSDVETADRAGADSALLVREGDRPEGDPEPTFEIESLEGLLAVEPPTE, from the coding sequence GTGTACGACGCGATCGTGTTCGACTTGGATGGGGTGTTGCTCACCGGCTATCACACGGCACCGGCCGTCTATCGACAGGCGACCGTCACAGCGCTAGCCGACTTTGACGCCGCGACCAACGAACCACCGGCCGAACTAGTCATGCCGGACGATGTAGCCACGATCCGCCGGTTATGTGAACGGTTTGATGTTCCGGCTGCATCCTACTGGGGGTATCGTGAACACGCAGCCACGGAGCTAGAAAACGACTGGATCCGCGAGGGAGAACGCGAGCCCTTCCCGGACGTCGATGTTCTCGAGACGTTGGCGGAGTCTGGCGAACTGGCGATCGCCAGCAACAACCGCCACGGCACCGTCCGGTTTGTCCGAGACTATTTCCCGTGGGGCGATCACTTCGAGGCTGCTTACGGTCGAGCGCCGACGCTCCCGGGGTATGATCGGATGAAGCCCGACCCACACTACCTACAGACTGCCCTGGACGCGCTGGGCGTCAAACCGGGCAACGCCCTGTTCGTCGGCGATCGACTCTCGGACGTCGAGACGGCCGATCGAGCCGGCGCCGACTCGGCGCTACTGGTCAGAGAGGGTGATCGACCGGAGGGAGATCCGGAACCGACATTCGAGATCGAATCACTCGAAGGCCTGCTTGCGGTCGAACCGCCGACGGAGTGA
- a CDS encoding Sjogren's syndrome/scleroderma autoantigen 1 family protein, whose translation MSDFDEEAERERLREQYEREQQKREATEHMSELLLKGATMTDAHCEECGDPIFRYDGQTFCPTCKQEVDPEDTEEPSEDDSGAESPAGASNEERSDAESGTEQLSADAGAAIDNANSGRAPTTASGREKSETGDNATVPSTAGRVEVPAVEPEGGADSPRDGRETTGSLEDARNSLQRTLLSFARQAESTDDPRRARDALEAAREAADTLAAIDKIR comes from the coding sequence CCGAGCGCGAACGACTGCGCGAGCAGTACGAACGCGAACAACAGAAGCGCGAGGCGACCGAGCACATGAGCGAACTCCTCTTGAAGGGCGCAACGATGACCGACGCCCACTGTGAGGAGTGTGGCGACCCCATCTTCCGGTACGACGGCCAGACGTTCTGCCCGACCTGCAAGCAAGAAGTCGACCCCGAAGACACCGAGGAGCCCAGTGAAGACGACTCCGGAGCCGAATCTCCGGCCGGAGCATCTAACGAGGAACGAAGCGACGCAGAATCAGGGACAGAACAGTTATCCGCAGATGCGGGCGCAGCGATCGACAACGCTAACTCCGGGAGAGCGCCGACGACCGCCAGCGGACGAGAGAAATCCGAAACGGGAGACAACGCGACCGTCCCGTCTACCGCCGGGCGGGTCGAGGTGCCGGCGGTCGAGCCCGAAGGCGGAGCGGATTCGCCTCGGGACGGGCGCGAGACCACAGGTAGTCTGGAAGATGCTCGCAACTCGCTACAGCGGACTCTCCTCTCGTTCGCCCGGCAGGCCGAATCGACCGACGATCCGCGGCGCGCCCGTGACGCACTCGAAGCAGCCCGCGAGGCCGCCGACACTCTCGCCGCGATCGACAAGATCCGATAA